Part of the Acidimicrobiales bacterium genome, GTCTCCAGCATGCGCGCCTTGTCGTGCTGGCGCCAACGGAGCCGATGGTAGGAGGACGGCGCGATCAGGAAGGTCGTGGCCATGGCGGTGGCCAGGACGGCGAGGAAGTAGATGTCGCGCTGGATGCCGTCGAGCTGCGAGAAGCGCTGCGTGAAGGGAACGGTCAGCAGGAAGGCGAACAGGACCTGAACTCCGGGGAGGCCCACCCGGAGCTCGTTGAGCAGCTCGATCAGCTGCCGGTGGTGCCGCGCCGTGAGATCCTCTTGCGGCCCGGTCCCTGGAGGGCGGGCACCTGCGTCGCCGTCACCCCCGGCCCCGCCGGGAGAGGCGCCGCGGTCGCTCATCAGCAGATACTGCGCCCCTCGATCCGAGCGTGCAAGGCCGGCAGGTCAGCCTGGCCAGTCAGCCTCCGTGACGGCGCCTCCATCGATCGTCACGAAGGCGGCCGGGCCGTGCGCGCAGATCCGGTACCGGCCGGTGTCGAGCGAGGGGAACACAGCCGGGAACCGGCGACGGGAGCCGATCCGCCACTCCCGGACCACGGTGTGGACACGCCGCGTGGGTTCGACCTCGGGCGCCAGCTCCACCTCGAGTCCGAGAAATGCTTCGGGCGCGTACAGCACGAGCGCGCCGACGTGGTCGCCGATGTCGAGGATCGCGGGGCCACCACCGCCCGCAGCCGACCGGCTCTCGTCCACCGGAGAGCCCTCAGCTCGCCGGCACGGCGAAGCCGCTGTAGGGCACGCCGAGGTACGGAAAGGTGGGCAGATAGTTCTCGGTGCCCATGGCGGAGACGTCGGTCGGGCTCGTGGTAAGACCGTCGGTCACCTGCGACACGGCGGCGTCGGCTGTGAAGCTCTTGTTGACCAGCGGGAGGGTCGCCCCGGCGAGGGCCCGCAACTCGATGGTGACGACATCGTCGAAGACCCGGCGACCGTTGGGGAAGCCGGCGGGGTCATTCCCGACCACGCCCAGGTTGCTGAGGTTGCTCGTGGTCGGTGGTATCGCCATGTTGAGGCGCAGCAGGTCGGCCTGCTTGGAGCCGCCCGAGTTCTGAAACCCGGACACGACGCCGGAGGGGATGCCCGTATTGAAGATGGCGACGATGTCTCCCCGCGGGCTGCCGGTGGCGTTGAAGGCGGCCAGGTTGGGAAAGGCATTGGGGTACAGCGTCGGCAGCAGCGTCGACAGCTCGGGATGCTGGAAGTACTGCACGAACTGGCTGTCGTTGGCCGGCGGCTGGTTGTTCCAGTAGTCCTTCTTCCCCATCGGGATGATGACCTCGTTGACGAGCGGGTTGCCGAGCCGCGACACCTGCACGAATGGTCCCGCGTTGGTGCTCTGGCCGTTGTTCTGGGCGACCATCGACACCTTCTGACGGCTGGCGGTCGTCCAGACGCCGATCACGGAGCTGGGGTCGCCGGCGTTGGTGGGGCTGGATCCGTTGGACGTGAGCTGGGTGATCGGGACCTGGAGCGCAATGCTGTAGACGTTCGCGCCTTTGGTCGAGTTGACCCCCGGAGCGGGCTTGGCGAGCTCGGGCACGTTCAGGCCGAACTGGTTGTGGAGTTGCTCGAGGGGCCGAAGGTCGCCGAGGTCGAAGATGGCGCCCAGGTCGACGTAGAAGCCCTCGGCGCGCTGGCCAGCGAAGACCTTCTCGCCGCCCGGGAGACCGTGGACGGCCTGGTTGGCAAGATCGGGGTAGTTGGGCGTCGACAGTGGGCCTATGTTGCAGGGAGGGCAGGCCAGGTTGGTGCCGAGAACCGTGGTGCGCCGCTGGTTGCCGCTCTTCTCCTGTCGGTTGAGCGAGTAGAACTGGCGACGGTTCCAGTTCTTGTCGGCGAGCGACTGGATGGGCCCGGTGTTGTACAGGAAGGTGTTGGGGTTCCCCACCACGGTGTTGAATCGAAGCTCGTAGATGATCTCAGCGACGCCGTCGCCGTTGTTGTCGATGTTGATGTGGTAGAGGACGTCGTCGCCGAACTCGTAGAAGTTCGGACCTCCGTCCGGTGCCTGAAGAGGCACGTAGTTGGCGATCAGAGTGACCGTGGTCGGGGCGTCGGGGCTGACGAAGGCGTAGACGTCAGTGCTGTCGGCTACGGGGTCCTTCGAGATCTCGGGTGCTTCACGGTGTGACGACATCAGCTCACCTCACAGGGGAACGAGGACTGCTTCTTCCAATGGGCTCGGAACGATTGCGGCTGGTCAGCGGGTGGCCTTGAAGAGCCGCGCCGCCATGTGTGGATCTCTGTAGGTCACCTGTCGCTCGCCGGCATAGAGATCGATCTCGCCGGTCGTCAGGTCCCGGACATGGGCAACGAGGGGCTCGGAGAGCTCGGCGCCCTTGGGCAGCTCGGCCGCGGCCGACTCGGCGGCCTGTGGGCCACCGGACTCGAGCACAGCTGGCAGGCCGGGGACCGCGGCAACGGCGCCCGCCACGCCCACCGCCATCGAGGTGTTCCGAAGAAACGCTCTCCGGCTGTGCTTCTCCATCGGGTCTCCTCTCGCCGTTGATTGCCATTCCTACGGAGCCGTCGCCCGCCCGGATGACAGAGTGATCACTGCGACCGCCGCATGAGCCTGCCGATGACGATGGCTGCCTCGTAGAAGAGGCACATCGGGATGGCGAGGACGAGCATCGAGAACGGGTCGGAGCTCGGTGTGATGAGGGCGGCCGCGGCGACCAGCACCACGATCGCCCGTCGCCGCCACGCTGCCAGCTTCGCCGGTGTCAGCACGCCCACCAGCTGTAGGCACACGAGCAGGACCGGGAACTCGAAGGTCGCCCCGAAGGCCGCCATGAGCAGCACGATGAGGCTCAGGTAGCTGGTGGGGGAGTAGATCTGCTGGAGGCTGGGGCCGCCTACCGCGACGAGGAAGGAGAGGGCGTGCGGAAAGGTGAGGTAGGCGAGTGCGGCGCCGAGCACGAAGAGGACGATGGAGGCGGTGACGAAAGGGATGGCGTAGCGCTTCTCGTTAGGATTGAGGCCTGGAGTCACGAACCGCCAGAGCTGCCACAACACCACGGGAGAGGCAAGGAACAGCCCGCCGTAGCCGGCG contains:
- a CDS encoding DUF6328 family protein — translated: MSDRGASPGGAGGDGDAGARPPGTGPQEDLTARHHRQLIELLNELRVGLPGVQVLFAFLLTVPFTQRFSQLDGIQRDIYFLAVLATAMATTFLIAPSSYHRLRWRQHDKARMLETSNRLAIVGISFLALSISAVVYVITSVVYSRGVAAGVAAAFAGVVSWLWFGLPLSRRLQD
- a CDS encoding DUF4331 domain-containing protein; its protein translation is MSSHREAPEISKDPVADSTDVYAFVSPDAPTTVTLIANYVPLQAPDGGPNFYEFGDDVLYHINIDNNGDGVAEIIYELRFNTVVGNPNTFLYNTGPIQSLADKNWNRRQFYSLNRQEKSGNQRRTTVLGTNLACPPCNIGPLSTPNYPDLANQAVHGLPGGEKVFAGQRAEGFYVDLGAIFDLGDLRPLEQLHNQFGLNVPELAKPAPGVNSTKGANVYSIALQVPITQLTSNGSSPTNAGDPSSVIGVWTTASRQKVSMVAQNNGQSTNAGPFVQVSRLGNPLVNEVIIPMGKKDYWNNQPPANDSQFVQYFQHPELSTLLPTLYPNAFPNLAAFNATGSPRGDIVAIFNTGIPSGVVSGFQNSGGSKQADLLRLNMAIPPTTSNLSNLGVVGNDPAGFPNGRRVFDDVVTIELRALAGATLPLVNKSFTADAAVSQVTDGLTTSPTDVSAMGTENYLPTFPYLGVPYSGFAVPAS
- a CDS encoding twin-arginine translocation signal domain-containing protein → MEKHSRRAFLRNTSMAVGVAGAVAAVPGLPAVLESGGPQAAESAAAELPKGAELSEPLVAHVRDLTTGEIDLYAGERQVTYRDPHMAARLFKATR
- the tatC gene encoding twin-arginine translocase subunit TatC: LYGHILSFFVHPYCQVVGPHHSCQLFVTGPLDGLSIRFKIAGYGGLFLASPVVLWQLWRFVTPGLNPNEKRYAIPFVTASIVLFVLGAALAYLTFPHALSFLVAVGGPSLQQIYSPTSYLSLIVLLMAAFGATFEFPVLLVCLQLVGVLTPAKLAAWRRRAIVVLVAAAALITPSSDPFSMLVLAIPMCLFYEAAIVIGRLMRRSQ